The following is a genomic window from Gemmatimonadota bacterium.
GACATCGAGGGGGATTTCGCGACGGTCGTCCTGGAGATGCCCGATGGGACGACCGCCCCGAGGACTTACGAGGTGGCCCGGGAACTGGAGGCCGCAGGTATCCGGGTCATGGAACGGCTTTCACGTGGCCGGCCCGAGGATGCGCCGCCGCTGCTGAGCGGCGTAACGGTTACCGTCGGTTTGGGATCGAGACTCGAGGGCGGGCTCAATCCGGCCCCCACCCTCAATCCTCAGGCCAACGTCGCTACCATCGAGTTCAAACTCCTGAGTGCGCAGCAAAGGCAGATCTCATCCGGAGAGGTCGTGCAGGCATGGCGAGAAGAGGTGGGGGTGCTTCCCTACGTGCGCGGCGTCACCTTCAGCGGCGCGGTGTTTGACCTGGGCAACCCGGTCGAGGCCGTACTGTCGCATCCGGATCCGGAGCTCCTTGCCCGGATTGGGAATGCTGTGGTCGACGGTCTCCGAGAAGTGGCAGGCGTCCACGACATCCGGTCGGATCACACCCCGGGCATTCCGGAAATGCAGCTTGAACTACGGCCGGAAGCGCGTACCCTGGGTCTTACGCTGGAAGCGTTGGCCGGACAGACGCGCGCGGCGTTTTTCGGCGCGGATGCCGTCCGGGTCCAGCGCGGCCGGGAAGAGGTCCGCGTCTACGTGCGTCTGCCCGCCGATGAGCGGAGTTCCATCACCGATATCGAAAGGTACCTGGTCCGCACGCCGGGCGGGGCCGAGGTCCCGGTCGTCAGCGTGGCCTCGCTGAACCCGGGCGTTTCGCCGCCGGCCATTCGGCGGAAGGATGGCCAGCGTGTCGTCACGGTCTCAGCGGACGTGGACGCCGCGGTGATCTCCGGCGACCAGGCCAACAGCATCCTGGAGGATTCGATCCTTTCGGCATTGACCGCCGGGTACCCGGACCTGACCTACACGTTCGGAGGTGAACAACAACAGCAGCTCGATTCCCTGGATGCGCTTTATCGCGGGTTTGCGATCGCACTGATCATGATTTTCGCACTGCTCGCCATCCCGCTCCGATCCTATACCAAGCCGTTCATCATCATGGCGGTGATCCCGTTCGGATTCATCGGAGTGATCCTGGGCCA
Proteins encoded in this region:
- a CDS encoding efflux RND transporter permease subunit, with amino-acid sequence DIEGDFATVVLEMPDGTTAPRTYEVARELEAAGIRVMERLSRGRPEDAPPLLSGVTVTVGLGSRLEGGLNPAPTLNPQANVATIEFKLLSAQQRQISSGEVVQAWREEVGVLPYVRGVTFSGAVFDLGNPVEAVLSHPDPELLARIGNAVVDGLREVAGVHDIRSDHTPGIPEMQLELRPEARTLGLTLEALAGQTRAAFFGADAVRVQRGREEVRVYVRLPADERSSITDIERYLVRTPGGAEVPVVSVASLNPGVSPPAIRRKDGQRVVTVSADVDAAVISGDQANSILEDSILSALTAGYPDLTYTFGGEQQQQLDSLDALYRGFAIALIMIFALLAIPLRSYTKPFIIMAVIPFGFIGVILGHWVLGVALSAVSFLGIFGLSGVVVNDSLVMIDFIDQKRREGAPVRTAIIKGAKGRFRPIMLTSLTTFLGFTPLILERAIQAQFLVPFAASLGCGIIFVTAILMMVVPALSTIHLRLMKGGQI